One Nitrospira sp. genomic region harbors:
- a CDS encoding alpha/beta fold hydrolase has translation MSGLHSFELAGPDGKLIRGDRAMGKDRQILFITGFLSKRWGNKSKALAQWCQEQGWGFCCYDVRGFGDSEGTFTDYTLSDWVADARTILTTLKGGPPVTIVGNSLGSWIAWLIAQEFELVDRLILIAPAFNMMGVRATQIAPERRQAWQNTGWMPWDDDPLHKDWPLAWKWVEESEAYWRTTFNRLRPVQTTILHGLQDTVILPDGSREFARLLLAKAPTYPIDLNLIPGDHRLSSPEHVNLCRRLVLGAP, from the coding sequence ATGAGCGGCCTACACTCGTTCGAACTTGCAGGCCCTGACGGCAAGCTGATTCGCGGCGATCGCGCGATGGGGAAGGATCGGCAGATTCTCTTCATCACGGGATTTCTCTCCAAGCGCTGGGGGAACAAGAGCAAGGCTTTGGCGCAGTGGTGTCAGGAACAGGGTTGGGGATTTTGTTGTTACGATGTGCGAGGATTCGGCGATTCGGAGGGAACGTTTACGGACTACACCCTGTCCGATTGGGTTGCCGATGCACGGACGATTCTCACTACACTCAAAGGCGGTCCACCCGTTACGATCGTTGGCAATTCTCTGGGAAGCTGGATCGCCTGGCTGATTGCGCAAGAGTTCGAACTCGTCGACCGGCTCATTCTCATCGCCCCGGCGTTCAATATGATGGGTGTTCGCGCCACGCAGATTGCGCCGGAGCGACGGCAGGCCTGGCAGAACACCGGCTGGATGCCCTGGGATGATGATCCGTTGCACAAAGATTGGCCGCTGGCATGGAAGTGGGTCGAGGAAAGCGAAGCCTATTGGCGGACCACGTTCAACCGGCTCAGGCCGGTACAGACGACGATCCTGCACGGATTACAGGATACGGTGATCCTGCCAGACGGGAGCCGGGAGTTCGCCCGTCTCCTGTTGGCCAAAGCCCCGACCTATCCGATCGACTTGAACTTGATTCCCGGCGACCATCGGCTGAGCAGCCCCGAGCATGTGAACCTGTGCCGGCGTCTTGTATTGGGCGCCCCGTAA
- a CDS encoding PQQ-dependent sugar dehydrogenase, translated as MKFQTTSQISRSLLVSVWFLMVLAACAQDGGGSTSPAPSVPPPPVTGNPATVTLASPAQNATVPVGPVTVSFATQFFMIGTPGQTHLHFYLDSDLVPYRFYDGAGINDGNGVLYNGVHTHFVHWKSATSFEIFGLSSASHTVRVILADPSNSELTNAEATKTLTFSVSQPPVGDLTLLPVLPGLNFPVGLSLAPDGRVFFNERLTGKIRIINPQWQLVPTEFCQIAITTSGEQGLLGLTLDPDFATNHFVYAYHSVSGPLRNRVVRYTESAGSCTNQQIILDNLPASTNHNGGIIQFGPDGKLYVVIGDAENTANAPNLTSLAGKVLRVNPDGSAPSDNPFFSDPNANAKKVFSLGHRNSYGFTFHPHTGHLWETENGPGDNDEINRVVAGGNFGWPTVGGIANNPSFLNPILAYTPTIAPTGIIAIPEDSTVYPAPYRNNLLFTAWNDGRIRRVVLSGADLTQLGSTSTAYNGGLGGLLSMMLGADGSVYVSNAGGIFKVVPQ; from the coding sequence GTGAAATTTCAGACGACGTCACAGATCAGCAGGAGCTTGCTCGTCTCAGTCTGGTTCCTGATGGTGCTCGCCGCCTGCGCGCAGGACGGGGGCGGCTCAACTTCACCGGCTCCTTCGGTTCCCCCGCCTCCCGTAACCGGGAATCCTGCAACCGTCACGCTTGCGAGTCCGGCGCAGAATGCCACGGTCCCGGTCGGTCCCGTTACCGTCTCATTCGCGACGCAGTTCTTCATGATCGGCACGCCCGGTCAGACCCATCTGCATTTCTACCTCGACAGTGATCTGGTGCCCTACCGGTTCTATGACGGTGCAGGGATCAATGACGGCAACGGCGTGCTCTACAACGGGGTCCATACGCACTTCGTCCATTGGAAATCAGCGACGTCTTTCGAGATCTTCGGCTTATCCTCGGCGAGCCATACGGTTCGGGTCATCCTTGCCGATCCAAGTAACAGTGAGCTGACGAATGCCGAAGCGACGAAAACACTCACCTTCTCAGTCAGTCAACCGCCGGTCGGTGATTTGACTCTTCTGCCCGTCCTGCCGGGGCTGAATTTTCCCGTTGGCCTCTCGCTGGCTCCTGACGGACGGGTCTTTTTCAACGAACGCCTGACGGGGAAGATTCGTATCATCAATCCGCAATGGCAGCTCGTGCCGACGGAGTTTTGCCAGATCGCGATCACCACGAGCGGGGAGCAGGGTCTGCTCGGTCTGACCCTCGATCCGGACTTTGCGACGAACCATTTTGTGTACGCTTATCATTCAGTCTCCGGCCCTTTGCGCAATCGAGTGGTCCGTTACACCGAGTCCGCCGGATCCTGCACGAATCAGCAGATCATTCTCGACAATCTGCCGGCCAGTACGAATCACAATGGCGGGATCATCCAGTTCGGGCCGGATGGCAAGCTCTACGTGGTCATCGGCGATGCGGAGAATACGGCGAATGCTCCGAATCTGACGTCGCTGGCAGGAAAAGTTCTGCGTGTAAACCCCGACGGGTCGGCTCCGTCCGACAACCCGTTCTTCTCAGACCCGAACGCCAATGCGAAGAAGGTCTTCAGCCTCGGTCATCGCAATAGCTACGGATTCACCTTTCATCCCCACACCGGCCATCTGTGGGAAACCGAGAACGGCCCCGGTGATAACGACGAAATCAATCGCGTCGTGGCGGGGGGAAACTTCGGCTGGCCGACGGTCGGAGGAATTGCCAACAATCCGAGCTTCCTCAATCCGATCCTGGCCTACACACCGACGATCGCCCCGACCGGGATCATCGCCATACCCGAAGACTCCACAGTCTATCCTGCGCCCTATAGGAATAATCTGTTGTTCACTGCCTGGAATGATGGACGGATCCGCCGTGTGGTCTTGAGCGGGGCCGATCTCACGCAGTTGGGCAGCACCAGTACGGCCTACAACGGCGGCCTGGGTGGGCTCCTCAGCATGATGCTGGGGGCCGACGGGTCTGTCTACGTCTCCAACGCCGGGGGCATCTTCAAAGTCGTTCCCCAATAA